In Bufo gargarizans isolate SCDJY-AF-19 chromosome 6, ASM1485885v1, whole genome shotgun sequence, a single genomic region encodes these proteins:
- the ARL16 gene encoding ADP-ribosylation factor-like protein 16, producing the protein MCLVLGPSGVGKTLLMKRLQKLCAKESADLGDAPPTQPTVGTNLTDLTIQRTRVTVREVGGSMVPIWPSYYEDCRTVVFIVDAANPYQVSASCIQLLSLLSAPALSTVSVLLVFNKTDLPCCMSLAEMKSLFRLDDIIACAKQPITVMETSALEGTGLQEVLQWLHSSASH; encoded by the exons ATGTGTTtggttctcgggccctccggcGTCGGGAAGACTCTGCTGATGAAGAGGCTGCAGA AGCTATGTGCTAAAGAGTCAGCCGATCTAGGAGATGCGCCTCCCACCCAGCCCACT GTTGGCACCAACTTgacagatctgacaatacagagAACGCGTGTGACTGTGCGAGAGGTGGGGGGCTCCATGGTGCCTATCTGGCCCAGTTATTACGAGGACTGTCGGACCGTAGTG TTCATTGTGGACGCTGCTAACCCGTATCAGGTATCTGCATCTTGTATCCAGCTCCTGTCCTTGCTGTCTGCCCCGGCTCTCTCCACAGTGTCGGTTCTCCTCGTCTTCAACAAAAC GGATCTGCCATGCTGTATGTCATTGGCGGAGATGAAATCGCTGTTCCGGTTGGATGACATCATAGCCTGCGCcaagcagccaatcactgtcatgGAAACTAGCGCCCTGGAGGGCACAGGACTTCAGGAGGTTTTGCAGTGGCTGCATTCATCGGCCAGTCACTAA